In Candidatus Sedimenticola sp. (ex Thyasira tokunagai), the following proteins share a genomic window:
- a CDS encoding IS3 family transposase codes for MKYALIREHKEWYTIAMMCRALDVSRSGYYRWRSRPKSASTVRREHMEKQVADTYADFKARYGAPRIAEELNALNIPCSTNYIADILRKQGLKARNGKAFNYGSHALTMHNVADNLLRRKFEAGRPNEKWTTDITYIWVDEQWLYLATVMDLYSRCIVGWALDTSMTERLVTDALAMAFERREIKPGLIIHSDRGVQYRSQKYIDYMKRKGCRPSMSRKGNCWDTQSTILLNVQSNLTRAGIGEAAFALTCRLDTGVPRVSPGPLPVT; via the coding sequence GTGAAGTACGCTTTGATCCGAGAACACAAGGAGTGGTACACAATCGCCATGATGTGTCGTGCGTTGGATGTATCACGATCTGGCTATTATCGATGGAGGAGTCGGCCAAAAAGTGCGAGCACGGTCCGACGTGAGCATATGGAAAAGCAGGTAGCAGACACCTATGCGGACTTTAAGGCTCGCTACGGAGCACCACGCATTGCTGAAGAGTTGAATGCACTGAACATCCCTTGTTCAACGAATTATATCGCCGATATTCTTAGAAAGCAGGGGTTAAAAGCGCGAAATGGTAAAGCCTTCAATTATGGCAGCCATGCCCTGACTATGCATAACGTGGCGGATAATCTGCTCAGGCGTAAATTTGAAGCTGGTAGGCCCAATGAGAAATGGACCACTGATATCACCTATATATGGGTCGATGAGCAATGGCTCTACTTGGCTACAGTGATGGATCTTTATTCACGCTGTATCGTTGGTTGGGCTTTGGATACTTCGATGACGGAGCGGCTGGTAACGGATGCTCTGGCGATGGCATTTGAGCGGAGAGAGATTAAACCTGGCTTGATCATCCACTCGGACAGGGGAGTTCAATATCGATCACAGAAGTATATTGACTATATGAAGCGGAAGGGGTGCAGGCCCAGCATGAGCCGTAAAGGAAACTGTTGGGACACTCAGTCTACAATTCTATTGAATGTCCAGTCCAACCTGACCCGTGCTGGGATTGGCGAAGCTGCCTTTGCGTTGACCTGTCGGTTGGATACTGGCGTTCCCCGAGTATCTCCGGGCCCATTGCCTGTGACCTAA
- a CDS encoding transposase, with the protein MARKKTQAYTEEFRREAVKRADKEGCTAASVARELGIHPGQIYNWRRQFNRLSEKQFNSVGGVDYSKKESEEIRKLKREKAALEKEVEFLKKAAAYFANNQE; encoded by the coding sequence ATGGCACGTAAGAAGACACAAGCATACACAGAGGAATTTCGCAGGGAAGCGGTAAAACGAGCAGATAAAGAGGGATGTACAGCGGCATCAGTAGCCAGGGAACTAGGCATCCACCCCGGCCAAATATATAACTGGCGCCGTCAGTTCAATCGACTCTCTGAAAAGCAATTTAATTCCGTGGGTGGTGTGGACTACTCCAAGAAAGAGAGCGAAGAGATCCGCAAGCTAAAACGTGAGAAGGCTGCACTAGAAAAGGAGGTCGAATTCTTAAAAAAGGCAGCTGCGTACTTCGCGAACAACCAAGAGTGA
- a CDS encoding IS110 family transposase, producing MTNLKKRKSEVNVGVDVGKWLLDVCIYEKGIHWQDENTADGIKRILKRLAYYHVERLVMEATGRYQLELAATAYKKGIPVCIIKPLSIRRYAGAIDQLAKTDKIDAQVIAEFAAVVQPSPTPAVGKNLRIIKDLLARRRQLMEMRTKELNRVQIMGKSSEASCRRIIKSLDVEISRIEKKLDQYVNKQPEWADRKAILMSAPGVGTTLAYTLLADMPELGTMTNKQAASLVGVAPINRDSGRMRGKRRIQGGRACVRTTLYMATLSATQCNPIIKAFYRQLVDQGKHKKVALTACMRKFITMLNAMVRDQVEWAY from the coding sequence ATGACAAACCTTAAGAAGAGAAAATCTGAAGTTAATGTGGGTGTCGATGTTGGTAAGTGGCTGCTGGATGTCTGCATCTATGAAAAAGGGATTCATTGGCAGGATGAAAATACAGCGGATGGTATCAAAAGAATTTTGAAACGCCTCGCCTACTATCATGTTGAACGCCTGGTCATGGAGGCTACAGGCCGATATCAACTCGAACTGGCAGCCACAGCATACAAAAAGGGCATTCCTGTCTGCATCATCAAGCCACTATCAATACGACGCTATGCCGGAGCAATCGATCAACTGGCTAAAACAGATAAGATTGATGCTCAGGTCATAGCTGAGTTTGCCGCTGTCGTACAACCGTCACCGACACCTGCAGTCGGCAAGAACCTTCGTATTATCAAAGACCTGCTAGCAAGAAGAAGGCAGCTCATGGAGATGCGCACCAAGGAGTTGAACCGTGTGCAGATAATGGGGAAGAGTTCTGAGGCCTCATGCCGCCGTATCATTAAGAGCTTAGATGTTGAAATTTCCCGCATTGAGAAAAAGCTTGATCAGTACGTCAACAAGCAGCCTGAATGGGCTGACCGGAAGGCGATACTGATGTCTGCGCCTGGTGTTGGGACCACATTGGCCTACACATTATTGGCCGACATGCCGGAGCTTGGGACCATGACAAACAAGCAGGCTGCCTCATTGGTAGGCGTTGCTCCTATCAACCGTGATAGCGGGAGGATGCGAGGCAAGAGACGTATCCAGGGCGGCAGAGCCTGTGTCAGAACCACACTGTATATGGCGACGTTAAGTGCCACTCAGTGCAACCCGATTATCAAGGCTTTTTATCGTCAGCTTGTTGATCAGGGAAAGCATAAAAAAGTTGCCCTTACAGCATGCATGCGCAAGTTCATCACCATGCTAAATGCTATGGTACGTGACCAGGTTGAGTGGGCCTATTGA
- a CDS encoding helix-turn-helix transcriptional regulator: protein MSDLKKYISKRKECDGEFTEDFDKGYQAFKIGVLLKQAREASGLTQAEIADKLHTKKSAISRMENHAEDIRLSTLEKFAAVLGRKLEVSIR from the coding sequence ATGAGTGATCTGAAGAAATACATTAGTAAGAGAAAAGAGTGTGATGGAGAGTTCACCGAAGATTTTGATAAAGGCTATCAAGCATTCAAGATTGGTGTACTGTTGAAACAGGCAAGAGAGGCATCTGGTTTAACGCAGGCAGAAATAGCAGACAAACTTCACACAAAAAAGTCAGCTATTTCACGAATGGAAAACCACGCAGAGGATATACGGCTATCAACTTTGGAGAAATTCGCTGCTGTGCTAGGTAGGAAGCTTGAAGTATCAATAAGGTAA
- a CDS encoding type II toxin-antitoxin system RelE/ParE family toxin produces MREILFYRAVSGCCPVEEFLDSLAGKQAKKVAWVLQLIEDMDIVPAQYFKKLVNTDGIWEVRIQVGGNIFRLLGFLDGDHLIVLNHAFQKKTQKTPKKEIKLAEIRKQDYLKQEAVK; encoded by the coding sequence ATGAGAGAAATCCTATTTTACCGGGCGGTATCAGGATGTTGCCCTGTAGAAGAGTTCCTTGACTCTTTGGCAGGTAAACAGGCTAAGAAGGTTGCCTGGGTTCTACAACTCATTGAAGATATGGATATTGTTCCTGCTCAGTATTTCAAGAAGCTAGTGAATACTGATGGTATATGGGAAGTCAGGATACAAGTTGGAGGAAACATATTTCGATTACTTGGATTTCTTGATGGTGACCACTTGATTGTCTTGAATCATGCTTTTCAAAAGAAAACTCAAAAGACACCCAAGAAAGAAATCAAGCTGGCAGAAATCCGAAAGCAAGATTACCTCAAACAGGAGGCAGTCAAATGA
- the ltrA gene encoding group II intron reverse transcriptase/maturase, producing the protein MQTSLQAIAIKAGERPTHRFQNLYKELNIGMLWQSYERLNRKAAPGVDGQTWIAYQEELLPRLNKLVGRLKEGSYKTQLIKRVYIPKGNGKERPLGIPALEDKIVQQSAATLLQSIYESDFLDCSYGYRPKRSAHEAIHGLNINLQYGKYGYVVEADIKGFFDNVNHNWMLKMLEQRIDDKAFLGLISKWLKAGIMQPDGRIERPEEGTPQGGLASPVLANIYLHHVLDIWFEKRVKPNLKGEALLVRYADDFVCAFRYREDAERFYRTLPKRLGKFGLELSPEKTRLIRFSRFHPGGKRRICFWALNCTGGMIAKGDLAYTGERQRRSWCRRSKGWGSGLSSFATSHWLTSALH; encoded by the coding sequence ATGCAAACCTCACTGCAAGCCATAGCCATCAAGGCTGGAGAACGACCGACACACCGTTTTCAGAACCTCTATAAGGAACTGAATATAGGAATGCTATGGCAGAGCTATGAACGGCTCAACCGAAAAGCAGCCCCCGGTGTGGATGGTCAAACATGGATAGCGTATCAGGAAGAGCTACTGCCAAGGCTGAATAAGCTGGTCGGTAGATTGAAGGAAGGAAGCTACAAGACACAGTTGATCAAAAGGGTCTACATACCCAAAGGGAACGGAAAAGAACGCCCACTGGGCATCCCTGCGCTGGAAGACAAGATTGTCCAACAGTCGGCAGCCACACTGCTACAGAGTATCTACGAGTCCGACTTTCTGGACTGTAGCTATGGCTATCGACCCAAGCGTAGTGCCCATGAAGCGATCCACGGTCTTAACATCAACCTGCAGTACGGTAAATACGGCTATGTCGTGGAAGCGGACATCAAAGGATTCTTTGATAACGTTAACCACAACTGGATGCTGAAGATGCTCGAACAGCGGATAGATGACAAGGCCTTTCTTGGACTGATCAGTAAATGGCTCAAAGCGGGGATAATGCAGCCAGACGGGAGAATAGAGCGACCTGAAGAGGGAACCCCTCAAGGTGGCTTAGCCTCCCCCGTACTGGCAAACATCTACCTCCACCATGTGCTGGATATCTGGTTTGAAAAGAGAGTGAAACCGAACCTTAAAGGTGAGGCGCTGCTGGTAAGGTATGCAGATGATTTTGTCTGTGCGTTTCGCTACCGAGAGGACGCGGAGCGATTTTACCGGACACTGCCGAAGCGATTGGGTAAGTTTGGATTGGAGCTATCACCAGAGAAGACCCGGTTAATACGATTCAGTCGTTTCCATCCCGGTGGAAAACGGCGGATCTGTTTTTGGGCTTTGAACTGTACTGGGGGCATGATCGCCAAAGGCGACCTCGCCTACACCGGAGAACGGCAAAGAAGAAGTTGGTGCAGGCGGTCAAAGGGATGGGGGAGTGGATTAAGCAGTTTCGCCACCTCCCACTGGCTGACTTCCGCATTGCACTGA
- a CDS encoding IS91 family transposase, whose translation MTELVTMQSIMQQRLESHAQDHPLNKRQWQVCHHILDCRTEVLGGMKLQCDHCHEPQILYYACRDRHCPRCQKKATEEWSAKQQANVLPVTYHHLVFTLPHLLNPWIAIQPRQLYGLLFESAWSTLNTFGRKRLKGRMGMVAVLHTWGQSLSRHVHLHCLVPGGALSNGRHWQGVKGDYLFPVRALSRHFRGGFVSRLRHGTDTGELPRLKDIRQIKETLNQLMGVEWVVYSKPCLHYTTTVIDYLARYSHRIALSDHRLQGVNDQGKVLLSYKDYRDHDKRKTLPLKPEELIRRFLLHILPKRFMRIRHFGYLANSCRKKCLSQIREVMAMHQESEGEAGTAIEPLFDGYPCPACHEGQLKIIAYLLPRRYEGG comes from the coding sequence ATGACTGAATTGGTCACAATGCAAAGCATCATGCAACAGCGCTTGGAGTCACATGCCCAGGATCACCCCCTGAACAAGCGCCAGTGGCAGGTCTGCCACCACATCCTCGACTGCCGCACCGAAGTCCTTGGGGGAATGAAGCTGCAGTGTGATCACTGCCATGAGCCGCAGATACTCTACTACGCCTGCCGTGACCGCCACTGCCCACGCTGCCAGAAAAAGGCCACCGAAGAGTGGAGCGCGAAGCAACAGGCCAATGTGTTGCCGGTGACCTATCACCACCTGGTGTTCACCCTGCCGCATCTCCTCAACCCCTGGATAGCCATCCAACCGCGGCAGTTATATGGACTGCTGTTTGAATCTGCCTGGAGCACTTTGAATACCTTTGGCCGTAAACGACTGAAGGGTCGTATGGGCATGGTTGCGGTGCTTCATACGTGGGGGCAAAGTCTAAGTCGTCACGTCCATCTTCACTGCCTGGTGCCGGGTGGTGCGTTGAGCAACGGCAGGCATTGGCAGGGCGTTAAAGGCGACTACCTGTTTCCGGTGAGAGCGCTCTCCCGCCACTTTAGAGGAGGCTTTGTCAGCCGGTTGCGACACGGCACTGATACTGGTGAGCTGCCCCGACTGAAAGATATCCGGCAGATTAAGGAGACCCTGAACCAACTCATGGGCGTAGAGTGGGTGGTATACAGCAAACCCTGTCTCCATTACACCACCACGGTGATCGATTATCTGGCCCGTTATAGCCACCGCATCGCACTGAGTGACCATCGACTGCAGGGGGTGAATGACCAGGGCAAAGTGCTCTTGAGTTACAAAGATTACCGGGACCATGACAAACGCAAAACCCTCCCTCTAAAACCTGAAGAGCTGATCCGACGGTTCCTGCTCCATATCCTACCCAAGCGTTTTATGCGTATCCGTCATTTTGGATACTTGGCGAACAGTTGCCGAAAAAAGTGTCTGAGTCAGATCAGGGAAGTGATGGCGATGCATCAAGAGAGTGAAGGCGAGGCCGGGACGGCAATAGAACCGCTCTTTGACGGCTACCCCTGTCCAGCGTGTCACGAGGGACAGCTCAAGATCATTGCGTACTTACTGCCCAGACGCTATGAAGGAGGGTGA
- a CDS encoding site-specific integrase, translating to MTPLRNKMIEAMTVRGFSPRTHESYLRAVRGLAKYYHRSPDTLTPKQIQRYFTYLAVERGLAWSSCRLAFHGIRFLFLQVLQRSRFDMEITTPKRKEQIPELLNHAEVAAILNTCKNPKHRLMLTLCYGCGLRVNELTHLHVSDIDGERGLLRIEQGKGGKDRLLPLGPTLLEQLRDYWRHYRPDNWLFPSPLLVKPLNVSAIQRVFARVKQQAGVKKRGGIHSLRHAYATHQLEAGIPIHRLQHLLGHQDLHSTLRYVHWVPSKNEGSGPHDLMANLEVDHD from the coding sequence ATGACTCCCTTACGCAACAAAATGATCGAAGCCATGACCGTACGTGGTTTCTCCCCCCGTACCCATGAAAGCTATCTGAGAGCGGTCCGAGGACTGGCAAAGTACTACCACCGTTCTCCCGATACACTGACACCTAAGCAGATCCAACGTTACTTTACCTACCTAGCTGTTGAGCGGGGTCTGGCTTGGTCAAGCTGTCGACTGGCCTTTCATGGCATCCGATTCCTCTTCCTGCAGGTGTTGCAACGGTCGAGATTTGATATGGAAATTACCACTCCCAAGCGTAAAGAGCAGATACCGGAACTACTGAACCATGCTGAAGTAGCCGCGATTCTCAACACCTGCAAGAACCCCAAACACCGCCTGATGCTGACCCTCTGTTACGGTTGTGGGCTGCGGGTCAATGAGCTGACCCACCTGCATGTGAGTGACATTGATGGTGAACGTGGCCTGCTACGCATTGAGCAGGGCAAAGGCGGCAAAGACCGGCTGTTGCCCCTAGGGCCGACACTGCTGGAACAGCTGCGTGATTACTGGCGGCACTACCGACCCGATAACTGGTTGTTCCCAAGTCCGCTTCTTGTGAAGCCCTTGAATGTGAGTGCTATTCAGCGTGTCTTCGCTCGGGTCAAGCAGCAAGCTGGAGTGAAGAAGCGTGGAGGTATCCACAGTCTACGTCACGCCTATGCCACCCACCAACTCGAAGCCGGTATACCGATCCACCGACTGCAACACCTACTGGGGCATCAGGATTTGCACTCAACACTGCGCTACGTCCACTGGGTACCTAGCAAAAATGAGGGGAGCGGCCCTCATGACCTGATGGCTAATCTGGAAGTGGATCATGACTGA
- a CDS encoding BrnA antitoxin family protein, translating into MKKEYDLSKMKSRKNPYASKIKKPITIRLSEDVIDYFKGMAEDSGVPYQSLINLYLRDCVAQHRKVDITWHKQA; encoded by the coding sequence ATGAAAAAAGAATATGATCTTTCTAAGATGAAGTCTCGCAAAAACCCCTATGCGTCAAAAATCAAGAAGCCCATCACAATAAGGCTTAGCGAAGATGTCATCGACTACTTCAAAGGTATGGCAGAGGATTCAGGGGTTCCATACCAAAGCCTTATAAATCTGTATTTAAGAGATTGCGTGGCCCAGCATAGGAAAGTAGATATCACTTGGCATAAGCAGGCCTAA
- a CDS encoding BrnT family toxin, translated as MIEFAWDSAKAASNEKKHGISFEEAKSVFYDEFEIQFYDFDSSVPEEDRFLMLGLSSEARVLIVCHCERDSGNTIRIIDARKATKNERKFYEGGER; from the coding sequence ATGATTGAATTTGCATGGGACTCAGCAAAAGCTGCATCAAATGAGAAAAAGCACGGAATAAGCTTTGAAGAAGCTAAGTCCGTGTTTTACGACGAGTTTGAGATTCAATTCTACGATTTTGATAGCTCCGTACCTGAAGAAGATCGATTTTTAATGCTCGGGTTAAGCTCTGAAGCCAGGGTGTTAATCGTATGTCATTGCGAAAGGGACTCAGGCAATACCATCAGAATTATTGATGCTCGCAAAGCAACCAAGAATGAACGCAAGTTCTATGAAGGTGGTGAACGATGA
- a CDS encoding IS110 family transposase: MNSKNSQNEINVGVDTGKHQLDIYIRPLDIYFSVPNHEKGALEAVKVISKHRPIRVVIEATGRLELTFIEACSKADIPFAIVNPVHVKKFAGAIGQLAKTDKLDARLIAHYGEAIKPPLSTLKPELLKRMSDLLARRSQLIGMQSMEKNRLQIMPKEISGLVKPILTVIKNQIDKIDKKLSDLIKAHEEYKTKNDIIQSMPGVGQVVALNLLSNMPELGHITNKEAAALVGVAPMNRESGIYQGQRKIRGGRHQIRTVMFMATLSAIQHNLVIKATYQRLLAAGKPKKVAITACIRKMIVILNSMVRDGLHWSPENAK; this comes from the coding sequence ATGAATAGTAAAAACAGTCAAAATGAAATCAATGTGGGTGTTGATACTGGCAAACATCAACTGGATATTTATATCCGTCCTTTGGATATTTACTTCTCAGTTCCTAATCATGAAAAAGGTGCATTAGAAGCCGTCAAAGTAATTTCCAAACACCGTCCAATCCGAGTTGTGATTGAAGCGACGGGGCGACTTGAACTCACCTTCATTGAGGCGTGCTCAAAAGCCGATATTCCGTTCGCTATTGTAAATCCTGTTCATGTGAAAAAGTTTGCTGGGGCAATTGGTCAACTGGCAAAAACAGACAAACTAGATGCTAGGCTCATTGCTCATTACGGTGAAGCTATCAAACCACCCTTGTCTACCTTAAAGCCAGAGCTACTCAAGCGTATGAGCGATCTCCTGGCTCGACGCAGCCAACTTATTGGCATGCAAAGCATGGAGAAGAACCGTCTCCAAATAATGCCAAAAGAGATCTCAGGGTTGGTCAAACCTATTCTGACTGTGATTAAGAATCAGATTGATAAAATTGATAAAAAACTATCTGACCTCATTAAGGCTCACGAAGAATATAAAACAAAAAATGACATCATCCAAAGCATGCCTGGAGTGGGTCAGGTTGTCGCACTCAATTTGTTAAGCAATATGCCTGAGCTTGGGCATATTACTAACAAAGAAGCCGCTGCCTTAGTAGGCGTTGCCCCCATGAACCGAGAAAGTGGTATTTATCAGGGCCAGAGAAAAATACGAGGAGGTCGCCATCAAATTCGCACGGTTATGTTTATGGCAACGCTCTCAGCGATTCAACACAACCTTGTGATAAAAGCAACTTATCAGCGACTATTAGCCGCTGGCAAGCCGAAAAAAGTAGCTATTACAGCATGTATCAGAAAAATGATTGTTATCTTAAACTCGATGGTTCGAGATGGCCTTCATTGGAGTCCTGAAAATGCTAAATAA
- a CDS encoding MoaD/ThiS family protein yields the protein MRREAEEVELPPAVTDVASLVEWLQRRNRDIAHLFQDESVRVTVNKQFAEPFTRIESGDEVAFIPTSPVAPVAN from the coding sequence ATGCGCCGCGAAGCCGAGGAGGTGGAACTGCCACCCGCGGTCACCGATGTCGCTTCTCTGGTGGAGTGGCTACAGCGGCGCAACCGCGACATTGCCCATCTGTTTCAGGATGAGAGTGTCCGGGTGACAGTCAACAAGCAGTTTGCAGAACCGTTTACACGTATTGAGAGCGGCGATGAGGTGGCGTTTATCCCTACTTCACCAGTGGCGCCGGTGGCGAATTGA
- a CDS encoding response regulator, translating to MNNKATVFVVDDDQAMRSSLKWLIETVGMNVEVFASADEFIRGYYPGRAGCLLLDVRMPGMSGLELQEYFIEQQIRIPIIIITGHGDVPMAVRAMKVGAVDFIEKPFNDELLLDSIRNALALDVEQRSQQAEQAVIATRLAHLTPREHEVMEMVTNGRANKEIATELGVSAKTVEAHRARVMEKMEAASLADLVKMAIAANIATE from the coding sequence ATGAACAATAAAGCTACCGTATTTGTTGTCGATGACGACCAGGCGATGCGCAGTTCACTAAAGTGGCTGATAGAGACGGTCGGAATGAATGTCGAAGTCTTCGCTTCCGCCGATGAGTTTATTCGTGGCTACTATCCGGGGCGCGCAGGCTGCCTGTTGCTGGATGTACGCATGCCGGGGATGAGCGGTCTGGAGTTGCAAGAGTATTTTATCGAACAGCAGATCCGGATCCCCATCATCATCATTACCGGCCATGGCGATGTGCCGATGGCGGTACGGGCGATGAAAGTAGGGGCGGTAGATTTTATCGAGAAACCGTTCAATGATGAACTGCTGCTCGACAGCATCAGAAACGCTCTTGCTCTCGATGTGGAGCAGCGCTCCCAGCAGGCGGAGCAGGCGGTGATTGCCACGCGTCTGGCACACCTCACTCCCAGAGAACATGAGGTGATGGAGATGGTGACCAACGGTCGCGCTAATAAGGAGATCGCCACGGAACTGGGTGTGAGTGCCAAAACGGTGGAGGCTCACCGTGCCCGCGTAATGGAAAAGATGGAAGCCGCTTCACTCGCTGATCTTGTGAAAATGGCAATTGCTGCCAATATTGCCACCGAGTGA